The following coding sequences are from one Panicum hallii strain FIL2 chromosome 5, PHallii_v3.1, whole genome shotgun sequence window:
- the LOC112893624 gene encoding glutamate--tRNA ligase, cytoplasmic-like: MLCSFVFFSFSKGASKNLNLMEWDKLWTINKKIIDPLCARHTAVLKDQRVLLILTNGPEEPFVRILPRHKKYEGAGNKATTFTSRIWLEYADASVLITGQEVTLMDWGNTIIKENKTESGVITQLVGELHLEGSVKLTKLKLTWLPDIEDLVSLSLVGFDFVITKKKLEKDDDFVNVKFINPCTRRETSALGDPNMRNLKQGEIIQLEREGYYRCDVPFIRPFKPIVLFAIPDGRQQPPAN, encoded by the exons ATGTtgtgttcttttgtttttttctctTTCTCAAAGGGTGCATCAAAAAATCTAAATCTAATGGAGTGGGATAAACTCTGGACAATCAATAAGAAGATAATTGATCCTCTGTGTGCAAGGCATACTGCTGTGCTGAAAGACCAGCGTGTGCTCTTGATTCTGACCAATGGTCCAGAGGAGCCGTTCGTTCGAATCTTACCGAGGCATAAGAAATATGAGGGTGCTGGAAACAAGGCTACAACCTTCACAAGCAGAATTTGGTTAGAGTATGCTGATGCATCAGTCCTGATCACCGGTCAGGAAGTCACTTTGATGGATTGGGGAAACACAATAATTAAAGAAAACAAGACAGAGAGTGGAGTAATTACTCAACTGGTTGGTGAACTCCATCTTGAGGGGTCAGTGAAGTTGACCAAGCTGAAGCTAACTTGGCTGCCTGATATTGAAGACCTCGTATCTCTATCTTTGGTTGGATTTGACTTCGTAATTACAAAGAAAAAG TTGGAAAAGGATGATGACTTTGTTAATGTTAAATTTATTAATCCTTGCACACGGCGAGAAACTTCGGCTCTTGGAGACCCAAACATGAGGAACCTCAAACAGGGAGAGATCATACAGCTTGAAAGGGAAGGGTACTACCGATGCGATGTTCCATTTATCCGGCCGTTCAAACCCATTGTTCTTTTTGCAATACCAGATGGCCGACAACAACCCCCAGCAAACTAG